Below is a genomic region from Bacteroidia bacterium.
CAAAGGAAGAATTACAGCATTTATTAACACCAAGTCTTAAAAATACTACTTAATGCTGCGTAACATCAGTTAGTAAGTTTTTTATACTTTTGTGCGTTATAGATAAAGTTAATTTTTCAAGATACATTTATTCTATGGTCGAAGAACAGTTTGCCGGCTATGGGCTTATTGCTATTGAGGGTGCTGAATTTTATGGTTTTCATGGGCATTTTCCCCAAGAACGGTCGTTAGGTGGAAAGTTTGTGGTGGATGTTTATTTAACGGCTCCGGTTATTCCGGCAAGCCAAACCGATTCCTTGCAAGATACCGTTGATTATGTTCAAATATATTCTTTAATTCAAGCTACAATGTCAAAACCGCGTAAACTATTAGAAACCTTAGCGAATGAAATTGGAAGCAATATTTTACAAAGATTTTCTACTATAAAGTCCGTTCGGATACGAGTAAGCAAGGTACAGCCGCCATTGCAGGGAATTTGTTCACGCACTTATGTAGAGGTTGTGCTATGAAGATTCCGTTTCACCGACCTTTGTTGGGTTTAGAAGAATCTTTGGCCGTTTCAGAAGTGCTACAGAGCAATTGGCTAACAACCGGCTCTAAAACAGCCGCATTTGAAGCCGCTTTTAAAGAATATCGTCAAG
It encodes:
- the folB gene encoding dihydroneopterin aldolase, whose protein sequence is MVEEQFAGYGLIAIEGAEFYGFHGHFPQERSLGGKFVVDVYLTAPVIPASQTDSLQDTVDYVQIYSLIQATMSKPRKLLETLANEIGSNILQRFSTIKSVRIRVSKVQPPLQGICSRTYVEVVL